Proteins encoded by one window of Lathyrus oleraceus cultivar Zhongwan6 chromosome 1, CAAS_Psat_ZW6_1.0, whole genome shotgun sequence:
- the LOC127090466 gene encoding uncharacterized protein LOC127090466 has protein sequence MVRELDLIEQFRDMSLVCEVTSNSVRLGMLKLSSGFLDDIIKGHKLDINLVDRLSSFGQEEDEDFRVDENDVLKFQNKLCVPDVPELKRMILEESHRSNLSIHPRATKMYQDLKKMFWWSGMKREIS, from the coding sequence ATGGTGAGAGAACTAGACTTGATCGAACAATTCAGAGATATGAGCTTAGTATGTGAGGTGACTTCTAATAGTGTGAGACTGGGAATGCTGAAGCTTAGTAGTGGTTTCCTCGATGATATCATAAAAGGTCATAAACTGGATATAAACTTGGTTGATCGACTATCTTCCTTTGGTCAGGAGGAAGATGAGGATTTTAGAGTTGACGAGAATGATGTGTTAAAGTTTCAGAATAAACTATGTGTGCCTGATGTGCCAGAACTAAAGCGTATGATTCTTGAGGAAAGTCATAGAAGTAACTTGAGTATTCATCCTAGAGCTACTAAGATGTACCAAGATCtgaagaagatgttttggtggtCGGGTATGAAGCGAGAGATTTCTTAG